One part of the Nematostella vectensis chromosome 8, jaNemVect1.1, whole genome shotgun sequence genome encodes these proteins:
- the LOC5505344 gene encoding MORN repeat-containing protein 1 isoform X1, whose product MATILNTTTSKGAGNYIGETKKQLRDGFGVFNYENKFFRYEGEWSKGKKHGHGKLLMADGSFYEGQFMDGEIQGHGFRYWASSRNEYTGQFVKGELHGNGVMKYGDGSQYEGEWMNNRREGSGKLMEKDGSVYEGSFHEHKKHGEGKMIYINGDVYEGDWVKDLRQGHGIIKQEDGTLYAGQWWGDEFHGEGSMVHCSGMAYEGLWVSGRPEMEAVVLRIVGKPVAEVAQGRPFGFEVECCTANGDVIPEEGRLLQVTGWVRIIGRTKTPTDQDEHLPTPFGFEVEPYYLTDSLGDISADSMGPGTIGGPPSATPSRPLPVASPTPYDSSADIPRQTDSIQVPEITHDAASDSGSAAESNLDLPNRTAALSQASMMMNNNSEKGPLTTEEIAALMPPPPSTARTTGGKAVFENLYLPPLPPGVKSFTTLSQAVEPPRPEYERRGSLMRWKKAGSSINPNLLGKVNIPSSIGEGGSKRKKNKEDLVDIVEKVEAKEGKKGRKDKREEKEEKLCKPGDYVIVVQDITTPRFLDSRLAPAFFHVKLQPKKRAKSKMESRRN is encoded by the exons ATGGCGACAATTCTCAACACAACCACTTCCAAAGGCGCCGGGAACTACATAGGAGAGACCAAGAAACAGCTTAGAGACG GTTTCGGGGTATTCAACTATGAAAATAAGTTCTTTAGATACGAAGGTGAATGGAGCAAAGGCAAAAAGCATG GTCATGGCAAGCTGTTAATGGCTGATGGTAGCTTTTATGAGGGACAGTTCATGGATGGTGAGATCCAAGGTCATGGGTTTCGCTACTGGGCGTCATCCCGTAATGAGTACACAGGCCAGTTTGTAAAGGGGGAGCTACACGGGAATGGCGTCATGAAGTATGGAGATGGCTCTCAGTATGAGGGAGAGTGGATGAACAACAGGAGGGAAG GATCAGGCAAGCTAATGGAAAAGGATGGCTCTGTCTATGAGGGTTCATTCCATGAACACAAGAAACACGGAGAGGGGAAAATGATTTACAT CAATGGGGATGTGTATGAGGGGGACTGGGTCAAGGACCTTCGGCAGGGACATGGTATAATCAAGCAAGAGGATGGTACTCTATATGCT GGTCAGTGGTGGGGTGATGAGTTCCATGGTGAGGGCTCCATGGTCCACTGCTCAGGAATGGCGTACGAGGGCCTCTGGGTTAGCGGCAGACCCGAGATGGAGGCAGTTGTTCTCAGGATAGTCGGCAAGCCTGTGGCTGAAGTTGCCCAGGGCCGGCCATTTGGCTTTGAGGTTGAGTGTTGTACTGCTAATGGTGATGTTATTCCAG AGGAGGGGCGGCTGCTCCAGGTCACAGGCTGGGTCCGCATCATCGGCAGAACAAAAACACCCACAGACCAGGATGAACACCTACCGACACCATT TGGGTTTGAAGTCGAGCCCTACTACTTGACTGACTCCCTTGGCGACATCTCGGCTGATAGTATGGGACCTGGTACAATAGGTGGGCCCCCCAGTGCCACGCCTAGCAGGCCGCTGCCAGTGGCATCCCCGACACCTTATGACAGCTCAGCTGACATCCCAAGGCAGACAGACAGTATACAGGTGCCAGAG ATAACTCATGATGCGGCATCAGACAGTGGATCTGCTGCAGAGAGTAATTTAGATCTTCCGAACAGAACTGCTGCACTATCACAAGCCAGCATGATGATGAATAATAACAGTGAAAAAGGACCACTGACAACCGAAG AGATTGCGGCGCTGATGCCACCCCCGCCATCCACTGCAAGGACGACAGGTGGAAAAGCTGTGTTTGAAAATCTTTACTTGCCTCCACTACCTCCTGGGGTAAAGTCATTCACCACGCTCTCCCAAGCAGTGGAACCACCACGGCCTGAATATGAGAGGCGTGGCAGCCTAATGAG ATGGAAAAAAGCTGGCTCCAGTATCAACCCAAATTTACTTGGAAAAGTCAACATTCCTTCTTCCATCGGCGAAGGAGGGAGCAAGAGAAAGAAGAATAAGGAGGATCTTGTAGACATTGTGGAGAAAGTTGAGGCCAAGGAAGGAAAGAAAGGGCGGAAGGACAAGAGGGAGGAAAAAGAGGAAAAACTATGTAAACCAG
- the LOC5505344 gene encoding MORN repeat-containing protein 1 isoform X2, with protein MEQRQKAWSWMFFIVIPLTNTGHGKLLMADGSFYEGQFMDGEIQGHGFRYWASSRNEYTGQFVKGELHGNGVMKYGDGSQYEGEWMNNRREGSGKLMEKDGSVYEGSFHEHKKHGEGKMIYINGDVYEGDWVKDLRQGHGIIKQEDGTLYAGQWWGDEFHGEGSMVHCSGMAYEGLWVSGRPEMEAVVLRIVGKPVAEVAQGRPFGFEVECCTANGDVIPEEGRLLQVTGWVRIIGRTKTPTDQDEHLPTPFGFEVEPYYLTDSLGDISADSMGPGTIGGPPSATPSRPLPVASPTPYDSSADIPRQTDSIQVPEITHDAASDSGSAAESNLDLPNRTAALSQASMMMNNNSEKGPLTTEEIAALMPPPPSTARTTGGKAVFENLYLPPLPPGVKSFTTLSQAVEPPRPEYERRGSLMRWKKAGSSINPNLLGKVNIPSSIGEGGSKRKKNKEDLVDIVEKVEAKEGKKGRKDKREEKEEKLCKPGDYVIVVQDITTPRFLDSRLAPAFFHVKLQPKKRAKSKMESRRN; from the exons ATGGAGCAAAGGCAAAAAGCATG GTCATGGATGTTCTTTATTGTTATTCCATTGACTAATACAGGTCATGGCAAGCTGTTAATGGCTGATGGTAGCTTTTATGAGGGACAGTTCATGGATGGTGAGATCCAAGGTCATGGGTTTCGCTACTGGGCGTCATCCCGTAATGAGTACACAGGCCAGTTTGTAAAGGGGGAGCTACACGGGAATGGCGTCATGAAGTATGGAGATGGCTCTCAGTATGAGGGAGAGTGGATGAACAACAGGAGGGAAG GATCAGGCAAGCTAATGGAAAAGGATGGCTCTGTCTATGAGGGTTCATTCCATGAACACAAGAAACACGGAGAGGGGAAAATGATTTACAT CAATGGGGATGTGTATGAGGGGGACTGGGTCAAGGACCTTCGGCAGGGACATGGTATAATCAAGCAAGAGGATGGTACTCTATATGCT GGTCAGTGGTGGGGTGATGAGTTCCATGGTGAGGGCTCCATGGTCCACTGCTCAGGAATGGCGTACGAGGGCCTCTGGGTTAGCGGCAGACCCGAGATGGAGGCAGTTGTTCTCAGGATAGTCGGCAAGCCTGTGGCTGAAGTTGCCCAGGGCCGGCCATTTGGCTTTGAGGTTGAGTGTTGTACTGCTAATGGTGATGTTATTCCAG AGGAGGGGCGGCTGCTCCAGGTCACAGGCTGGGTCCGCATCATCGGCAGAACAAAAACACCCACAGACCAGGATGAACACCTACCGACACCATT TGGGTTTGAAGTCGAGCCCTACTACTTGACTGACTCCCTTGGCGACATCTCGGCTGATAGTATGGGACCTGGTACAATAGGTGGGCCCCCCAGTGCCACGCCTAGCAGGCCGCTGCCAGTGGCATCCCCGACACCTTATGACAGCTCAGCTGACATCCCAAGGCAGACAGACAGTATACAGGTGCCAGAG ATAACTCATGATGCGGCATCAGACAGTGGATCTGCTGCAGAGAGTAATTTAGATCTTCCGAACAGAACTGCTGCACTATCACAAGCCAGCATGATGATGAATAATAACAGTGAAAAAGGACCACTGACAACCGAAG AGATTGCGGCGCTGATGCCACCCCCGCCATCCACTGCAAGGACGACAGGTGGAAAAGCTGTGTTTGAAAATCTTTACTTGCCTCCACTACCTCCTGGGGTAAAGTCATTCACCACGCTCTCCCAAGCAGTGGAACCACCACGGCCTGAATATGAGAGGCGTGGCAGCCTAATGAG ATGGAAAAAAGCTGGCTCCAGTATCAACCCAAATTTACTTGGAAAAGTCAACATTCCTTCTTCCATCGGCGAAGGAGGGAGCAAGAGAAAGAAGAATAAGGAGGATCTTGTAGACATTGTGGAGAAAGTTGAGGCCAAGGAAGGAAAGAAAGGGCGGAAGGACAAGAGGGAGGAAAAAGAGGAAAAACTATGTAAACCAG